One window of the Niallia circulans genome contains the following:
- a CDS encoding ABC transporter substrate-binding protein, producing MKKNRYFHFGIYLILLLIIFSGCSSTKGTSSKKESENGTKKLVIAEPVHLIGYLPLYAAIREGFFEEEGLEVEIITATGGAHVTSVVSGDAWGNIGGPESNQMANTGNADPIVSVVNVVNRANVYLMADTEQTIANTSKEKLADYLKGKTIAAGRFGGSPNLLTRWLLMDVGLDPEKDVKLEEPADASAVVSLVESGQADIANGAEPQITEGINKGVWAEPFYSFASLGDYPYSVLSVKKSTIEEEPETVKSFVSAVMKGLKTIDEDHELAMEILKQEFPSTAEESLQASLDRAYADSLWSKDGFISEEALAKPMEVVEKTGVYTNGYQYDKLIDMQFVDELSK from the coding sequence ATGAAAAAAAATCGCTACTTTCATTTTGGAATTTATTTAATACTACTTTTAATTATTTTTAGCGGATGTTCCTCAACAAAAGGCACAAGTAGTAAAAAAGAGTCTGAGAATGGAACAAAGAAGCTTGTTATTGCTGAACCAGTTCATTTAATTGGCTATCTACCTTTATATGCAGCGATTCGGGAAGGCTTTTTTGAAGAAGAGGGACTAGAGGTTGAAATAATTACAGCAACAGGCGGTGCTCATGTTACTTCTGTAGTTAGTGGGGATGCATGGGGAAATATTGGTGGCCCAGAATCGAATCAAATGGCTAACACAGGAAATGCTGATCCTATTGTTTCTGTAGTAAATGTTGTAAATCGAGCCAATGTATACTTAATGGCGGATACAGAGCAAACAATAGCCAATACTAGTAAGGAGAAACTTGCTGATTATTTAAAAGGAAAAACCATTGCAGCAGGTCGCTTTGGCGGAAGTCCCAATTTATTAACGCGGTGGTTATTAATGGATGTCGGTTTAGATCCTGAAAAAGATGTCAAACTAGAAGAACCTGCAGATGCAAGTGCTGTCGTTTCATTAGTTGAATCGGGTCAAGCTGATATAGCGAATGGTGCAGAACCACAGATTACCGAAGGAATAAATAAAGGAGTTTGGGCAGAACCCTTTTATAGCTTTGCCAGTCTTGGTGACTACCCATATTCGGTATTAAGCGTGAAAAAATCAACAATAGAAGAAGAGCCAGAGACAGTAAAAAGCTTTGTCAGTGCAGTTATGAAAGGACTTAAGACGATTGATGAGGATCATGAATTGGCGATGGAAATTTTAAAACAAGAATTCCCTTCGACTGCGGAGGAAAGCTTGCAGGCTTCGCTTGATCGGGCTTATGCAGACAGTCTTTGGAGTAAGGATGGCTTTATTTCCGAAGAGGCACTTGCAAAACCAATGGAAGTTGTCGAAAAAACTGGAGTTTATACAAATGGCTATCAATACGATAAGCTAATTGACATGCAATTTGTGGATGAGCTTTCTAAATAA
- a CDS encoding ABC transporter permease, with amino-acid sequence MQEVDTLPIIEDEELKERRKKRITLIGQVLIGILFFILWELFTKWKIIDSYYWSSPTIIWETGVIAFTEGTLWSDLLYTSGATIIGFLFGTFFGALLGLSFWWSYFYSRIAEPYLIAFNAIPKLALAPVLVILFGIGFSSKVVLAFMMTVIVTAIAAHSGVKSVDADLERMLFSLGAKKHHIFTKVVIPSAMPWIVSSLKINIALALAGTIVGEFISSRQGIGRMILYAGQIMNINLVWVGVVVLSILSVLMYIGTVWLEKRLLRGKGLRE; translated from the coding sequence ATGCAAGAGGTAGATACATTGCCGATTATAGAGGATGAGGAATTAAAGGAAAGAAGAAAGAAGCGAATAACGCTAATTGGGCAAGTTTTAATTGGTATTCTTTTCTTTATTTTATGGGAACTATTCACAAAGTGGAAAATAATCGATTCTTATTATTGGAGCAGTCCGACGATTATTTGGGAAACAGGCGTTATTGCTTTTACGGAAGGAACTTTATGGAGTGATCTTCTATACACTTCAGGTGCGACTATAATCGGCTTTCTTTTTGGCACATTTTTTGGTGCATTGCTTGGATTGTCCTTTTGGTGGTCCTATTTTTATTCCAGAATCGCAGAGCCATATTTAATTGCTTTTAACGCTATCCCTAAACTTGCATTAGCTCCGGTTTTAGTTATTCTTTTTGGGATTGGCTTCAGCTCAAAAGTTGTTCTGGCATTTATGATGACTGTGATTGTAACTGCTATTGCTGCACATAGTGGCGTGAAAAGTGTAGATGCTGATTTAGAAAGAATGCTTTTTTCCCTTGGCGCAAAAAAACATCATATTTTTACAAAAGTCGTTATTCCCTCTGCTATGCCGTGGATTGTCAGCAGTTTGAAAATTAATATTGCCTTAGCCTTAGCGGGAACAATCGTAGGAGAATTTATTAGTTCGCGACAAGGGATTGGCAGAATGATTTTGTACGCAGGACAAATTATGAATATAAATTTAGTATGGGTAGGAGTTGTTGTTTTATCCATATTATCAGTGTTGATGTATATAGGGACTGTTTGGCTGGAAAAGCGCTTATTAAGAGGAAAAGGATTGAGAGAGTAG
- a CDS encoding ABC transporter ATP-binding protein, with protein MYKLEVRHTNKIFKKEGKEVVALRDANLKIQEGKFISLIGPSGCGKSTLFNIIAGLMKPTTGEVILDGKNIVGKNGYVGYMLQKDLLLPWRSILQNVILGLEIKGVSKKEAVARAKPLLQKYGLGGFEHHYPDELSGGMRQRAALLRTLLYDQDIILLDEPFGALDAQTRLLMQTWLLDIWSDFKKTILFVTHDIDEAIYLSDEIYVLSPRPGRLKEKVDVSLARPRNQDTLLHPDFIALKKYLFALLKEEVVLAK; from the coding sequence GTGTATAAACTAGAAGTTCGCCATACGAATAAGATCTTTAAAAAAGAAGGAAAAGAAGTAGTAGCGTTGAGGGATGCCAATTTGAAAATCCAAGAAGGCAAGTTTATCAGCTTAATTGGACCGAGTGGTTGTGGAAAATCGACGTTATTTAATATCATCGCAGGCCTAATGAAGCCTACTACTGGGGAGGTAATCCTCGATGGCAAGAACATTGTTGGCAAGAATGGATATGTGGGCTATATGCTTCAAAAAGATTTGCTTCTACCTTGGAGAAGTATTTTGCAAAATGTCATATTAGGACTAGAAATAAAGGGTGTGAGTAAGAAAGAAGCTGTGGCAAGAGCTAAACCACTTCTTCAAAAATACGGATTAGGGGGATTTGAACATCATTATCCAGATGAATTATCTGGTGGGATGAGACAAAGAGCAGCATTATTACGCACCTTGTTATATGACCAAGATATTATTTTACTCGATGAGCCATTTGGTGCTTTAGATGCCCAGACACGATTATTGATGCAAACTTGGCTGTTAGATATTTGGTCTGATTTTAAGAAAACCATTTTGTTTGTAACCCATGATATTGATGAAGCTATTTATTTATCAGATGAAATTTATGTCCTATCCCCAAGACCAGGACGATTAAAGGAAAAGGTAGACGTATCATTAGCAAGGCCACGCAATCAAGATACATTATTGCATCCGGATTTCATTGCTTTGAAAAAATATTTATTTGCACTATTAAAGGAAGAAGTAGTATTAGCTAAATAA
- a CDS encoding Na-translocating system protein MpsC family protein, translating to MKENNLVNQLIFKVGLTEQQISLIDNKIIIIAKHKRIPVLEIIESSSDNLAEIIDRLLIDKYKEMLLRNLEEKLHFKVQLILKDYDSMREISGTIIMLDKKIESYLAG from the coding sequence ATGAAGGAAAACAATCTTGTCAATCAATTGATTTTTAAGGTTGGGCTAACTGAACAGCAGATTAGTTTAATCGATAATAAAATTATCATTATTGCTAAGCATAAGCGTATTCCTGTACTGGAAATTATAGAAAGTTCAAGTGATAACCTTGCGGAGATCATTGATCGTCTATTAATTGATAAATACAAGGAAATGCTTTTACGCAATTTAGAAGAAAAACTGCATTTCAAGGTGCAGCTAATATTAAAGGATTATGATTCCATGAGAGAGATTAGTGGAACAATTATTATGTTAGACAAGAAAATTGAATCCTATTTGGCTGGTTAA
- a CDS encoding NAD-dependent succinate-semialdehyde dehydrogenase, whose protein sequence is MQYINGEWRHSASGKTYSVYNPATAKVIEEVARGGKEDGHLAIDAAQNALPLWAKKTAKERSIYLKTVADKLREQIEDLAAIITTEMGKPVAEAKGEVNLAADYLEWYAEEGKRIYGDTIPASSETKRIIVLRQPVGVVGAITPWNFPIAMLARKIAPALAAGCTVVLKPAEATPLTAIEVMKIFHEVGLPKGVLNLVHGDAAPIGDAMMERQEVRKITFTGSTKVGKELAAKASATMKKISMELGGHAPFIIFADADLEKAAEGVIASKFRNAGQTCICTNRIYVQKTIAERFSDILVTKMKNLVVGNGLHPEVTIGPLINEAAVAKTEEHIQDAIQKGAKVIYGGKKPAGEEYDNGHFYEPTVLLHATHEMKIATEETFGPVAPIFEFETEEEALYLANDTSYGLAAYFYTKDISRVFRMSEGLEYGIIGINDPVPTTEQAPFGGVKESGVGREGGKYGLEDYLEYKFLSLELDI, encoded by the coding sequence ATGCAATATATTAATGGGGAATGGCGTCATTCTGCTTCAGGAAAAACTTATTCTGTCTATAATCCGGCAACTGCAAAGGTTATTGAAGAAGTGGCAAGAGGAGGAAAGGAAGACGGGCATCTAGCAATTGATGCAGCCCAAAATGCACTGCCTTTATGGGCGAAAAAAACTGCAAAGGAACGATCTATTTATTTAAAAACAGTAGCTGATAAACTGCGCGAACAAATCGAAGATCTCGCAGCAATTATTACAACTGAAATGGGAAAGCCAGTTGCAGAGGCTAAGGGGGAAGTAAATTTAGCAGCAGATTATTTGGAATGGTATGCGGAAGAAGGAAAACGTATCTATGGCGATACCATTCCTGCTAGTTCAGAAACAAAGCGAATTATTGTGCTAAGACAGCCAGTAGGAGTAGTCGGAGCAATTACTCCATGGAATTTTCCAATCGCCATGCTTGCTAGAAAAATTGCTCCAGCGCTTGCAGCAGGATGTACAGTTGTCCTAAAGCCAGCGGAAGCCACTCCTTTAACAGCAATAGAAGTAATGAAGATATTTCATGAAGTAGGACTACCAAAAGGTGTGTTAAATTTAGTTCATGGCGATGCGGCTCCAATCGGAGATGCGATGATGGAAAGACAAGAAGTTAGAAAAATCACTTTTACAGGTTCAACAAAAGTAGGGAAAGAGCTTGCAGCAAAAGCATCTGCTACAATGAAGAAGATCTCGATGGAACTTGGGGGCCATGCTCCTTTTATCATCTTTGCGGATGCAGATTTAGAAAAAGCAGCTGAAGGCGTAATTGCAAGTAAGTTTCGCAATGCAGGACAAACCTGTATATGCACGAATAGGATTTATGTTCAGAAAACAATTGCAGAACGCTTTTCTGATATTCTAGTAACAAAAATGAAAAATTTGGTTGTTGGAAACGGCCTACATCCTGAAGTAACCATTGGGCCACTTATAAACGAAGCAGCTGTTGCCAAAACGGAAGAGCATATTCAAGATGCTATCCAAAAAGGCGCTAAAGTCATCTATGGAGGAAAAAAACCAGCTGGCGAAGAATATGACAATGGCCATTTCTATGAACCAACAGTTTTATTACATGCTACTCATGAGATGAAAATTGCGACGGAAGAAACATTTGGACCAGTGGCGCCAATTTTTGAATTTGAAACAGAGGAAGAAGCCTTATATTTGGCTAATGATACTTCCTATGGATTAGCAGCATATTTTTATACAAAAGACATCTCTCGTGTATTTAGAATGTCAGAAGGCCTTGAATATGGCATAATTGGGATTAATGATCCGGTACCAACCACTGAACAAGCACCATTTGGCGGAGTAAAAGAATCAGGAGTCGGCCGCGAAGGTGGAAAGTATGGATTAGAAGATTATTTAGAGTATAAATTTCTTTCATTGGAATTAGATATCTAA
- a CDS encoding nuclease-related domain-containing protein → MAFFNKKEGMKQISMLYKPRTFSPEILVLQSLDQRMELDLNKKQYLAHLKKGLAGEKLFDSFTETFLSDCYIINDLLLQINNTTFQIDSTIINSDEIHLFEIKNYEGDYYYQNDRIYTMKHKEISNPLNQIRRNESLFQQLLQKHGWENKSITSSVVFVNPEFTLYQAPLSLPFIFPTQVQRYLKRMGHPSKKLNKFQKQLAEKLTALHIDKSPFSKIPIYEYKELQKGIFCKTCHSFKVVEIGMKVVCEECRQAETVEAAVLRNVEELKLLFPNEKITTPLLYDWCRIIHSKKRIRRILVKHFKLAGVNRWSYFE, encoded by the coding sequence ATGGCCTTTTTTAATAAAAAAGAAGGGATGAAACAAATTAGTATGCTCTATAAACCTCGGACATTTTCTCCAGAAATCCTCGTTTTACAATCCTTGGATCAACGTATGGAACTAGATTTAAATAAAAAACAGTACTTAGCTCATCTGAAAAAAGGCTTGGCAGGAGAAAAATTATTTGATTCCTTCACAGAAACTTTTTTGAGCGACTGTTATATAATCAATGATCTACTACTGCAAATAAATAACACTACTTTTCAAATCGATTCCACTATTATTAACTCTGATGAAATTCATCTTTTCGAAATAAAGAATTATGAAGGAGATTATTACTATCAAAATGATCGTATCTATACAATGAAGCATAAAGAAATTAGTAATCCGCTAAATCAAATAAGGAGGAATGAATCATTATTTCAACAGTTACTTCAAAAGCATGGTTGGGAAAATAAATCAATTACTTCTTCTGTTGTTTTTGTTAATCCCGAGTTTACCTTATACCAAGCTCCACTATCTTTACCATTTATTTTTCCAACGCAAGTCCAGCGATATTTAAAAAGGATGGGTCATCCTTCTAAAAAGCTGAACAAGTTTCAGAAGCAATTGGCTGAAAAACTAACAGCATTGCACATCGACAAATCTCCTTTTTCAAAAATTCCAATCTATGAATATAAAGAATTACAGAAAGGCATCTTTTGCAAAACATGTCATTCATTTAAAGTGGTAGAAATAGGAATGAAGGTAGTTTGTGAAGAATGCAGACAGGCAGAAACAGTCGAAGCAGCGGTATTACGCAATGTAGAAGAACTGAAATTACTTTTTCCTAATGAAAAAATAACAACCCCCTTATTATATGATTGGTGTAGAATCATTCATTCCAAAAAAAGAATAAGAAGAATATTAGTAAAACATTTTAAGCTAGCTGGAGTCAACCGTTGGAGCTATTTTGAGTAG
- a CDS encoding acryloyl-CoA reductase — MENNFQAVVVDNKDSNFSVETKRVSVEDLSAGEVVIKVHYSGVNYKDGLASTPDGKIVRTYPHIPGIDMAGIVVSSEDSRFKEGDPVIATSYEIGVSHSGGYSEYARIPADWIVPLPEGLSLKEAMIIGTAGFTAALSVQRLQDNGLKPENGSVLVTGATGGVGSFGVAMLSQLGFNVIASSGKKEAEGYLKSIGASHIIGREDVYNGKIKALDKQEWAGAIDPVGGESLAAIISKIIYGGSVAVSGLTGGGAVPTSVFPFILRGVNLLGIDSVYCPMVSRQKIWGRIATDLKPKNLSSFVYKEVSLQQLPEELPKILEGGITGRIIVAVE, encoded by the coding sequence ATGGAAAATAATTTTCAAGCAGTTGTAGTTGATAATAAAGATAGTAATTTTTCAGTAGAAACAAAGCGTGTTAGCGTAGAGGATTTATCTGCTGGTGAAGTAGTCATAAAAGTTCATTATTCTGGCGTAAACTATAAAGATGGACTTGCAAGCACTCCAGATGGAAAAATTGTTCGCACGTATCCCCATATTCCAGGAATTGATATGGCAGGGATAGTTGTGTCTTCAGAAGACAGTCGCTTTAAAGAAGGAGACCCTGTTATTGCTACTAGCTATGAAATAGGTGTATCTCATTCTGGAGGTTATAGTGAATATGCTCGTATTCCTGCAGATTGGATTGTCCCGCTTCCAGAAGGATTAAGCTTAAAAGAAGCAATGATTATTGGAACAGCAGGCTTTACCGCAGCTCTTTCTGTACAAAGATTGCAGGATAATGGTCTGAAGCCAGAGAATGGATCTGTATTGGTGACAGGTGCTACTGGTGGAGTTGGCAGCTTCGGTGTAGCGATGCTTTCCCAATTAGGCTTTAACGTTATCGCAAGCTCTGGAAAGAAAGAAGCAGAGGGCTATTTGAAAAGCATCGGAGCATCTCATATTATAGGCAGAGAAGATGTCTATAATGGTAAGATAAAAGCGTTGGACAAGCAAGAATGGGCAGGAGCAATTGATCCTGTCGGCGGTGAATCATTGGCAGCAATTATTAGTAAAATAATCTATGGCGGTTCGGTCGCAGTAAGTGGCTTAACAGGTGGTGGAGCTGTGCCGACAAGTGTATTTCCATTCATACTTAGAGGCGTGAATCTTCTTGGAATCGACTCGGTCTATTGCCCGATGGTAAGTAGACAAAAAATATGGGGAAGAATTGCAACCGATTTAAAACCAAAAAACCTTTCTTCCTTTGTGTATAAAGAAGTATCTTTACAGCAATTACCTGAAGAATTACCCAAAATATTAGAAGGCGGAATAACAGGCAGAATAATTGTTGCAGTTGAATAG
- a CDS encoding AAA family ATPase, whose translation MIIWINGTFGSGKTTTAYELEKRLENAFVFDPERFGYVLMKNIPPALQKDDFQDFPLWRETNYSLLKQITSDYDGIIIVPMTITNEAYFHEIISRLQNDQIIVKHVTLMASKATIKKRLRSRLEGEDSWAYNQAESRLKQLELPIFKEQVDTNGLNIEEVIEKVAQVIGLKLKDDKRNPFRKRTDRLWNKLKEISLFK comes from the coding sequence ATGATTATATGGATTAACGGAACATTTGGTTCAGGGAAGACGACAACTGCCTATGAGCTTGAGAAAAGATTAGAAAATGCATTTGTATTTGATCCAGAAAGATTCGGATATGTGTTAATGAAAAATATTCCACCTGCCTTACAAAAGGATGATTTTCAAGATTTTCCTCTTTGGAGAGAGACAAACTATTCATTATTAAAACAAATCACCAGCGATTACGATGGAATCATTATAGTACCGATGACCATTACGAATGAAGCATATTTTCATGAAATTATCTCGCGATTACAGAATGATCAAATTATAGTTAAACATGTTACACTGATGGCGTCAAAAGCTACGATCAAAAAACGATTACGCAGCAGATTAGAAGGAGAAGATTCTTGGGCATATAACCAAGCTGAATCACGACTAAAACAGCTAGAACTTCCTATTTTTAAGGAGCAAGTGGACACAAATGGTTTAAATATCGAGGAAGTAATCGAAAAAGTTGCGCAGGTTATAGGCTTAAAATTAAAAGATGATAAAAGAAATCCATTTAGAAAAAGAACGGATAGATTATGGAATAAATTAAAGGAAATTAGCTTATTTAAATAA
- a CDS encoding iron-containing alcohol dehydrogenase family protein: MQPEDIVRSGPNQYICKEGILKVLDNLLSPFQAPAIITGYKSFEAYSQYVSSIPEHWQIIQHAGYSSQQAIEEIAPLCGAADVIIGIGGGIILDTAKAVADKLNIEVVLIPTVAGTCAASTPLSVIYSPDGEFERVAYHRRSSYLTVVDPAFLIHAPIDYLKSGIGDTLTKWYEAEAIIRNANDERAHSLFVQAALSQSVFIRDILLKDSIKAVQSSEAGKVTASFTKTVEAVITLAGTVGGFGGRYGRMSGSHAIHNGLSFIEETHTILHGQKVAYGILVQLALENRIDEIDALLPYYQQLGFPTNLADLHIVDNQAIALQKVAEHAVNPKESLQLMGSYRADEVIAAMNVLESLTTSKSV; this comes from the coding sequence ATTCAACCAGAGGACATCGTTAGAAGTGGTCCGAACCAATATATTTGTAAAGAAGGAATCCTAAAGGTGTTAGATAATTTATTGTCTCCTTTTCAAGCTCCTGCCATCATAACGGGCTATAAATCATTTGAAGCCTATAGTCAGTATGTCTCTTCCATTCCTGAACACTGGCAAATTATTCAGCACGCAGGCTATAGTTCGCAACAGGCAATAGAGGAGATCGCCCCATTATGTGGAGCAGCTGATGTCATTATTGGCATAGGAGGCGGCATTATATTAGATACTGCCAAGGCAGTTGCAGATAAATTAAATATCGAAGTTGTTTTAATTCCAACCGTTGCTGGAACATGTGCAGCAAGCACACCATTAAGTGTCATTTATTCACCAGATGGAGAGTTTGAAAGAGTAGCATATCATAGACGCTCTAGTTATTTAACGGTGGTTGATCCTGCATTTTTAATTCACGCGCCGATTGATTATTTAAAAAGTGGAATTGGTGATACCTTAACAAAGTGGTATGAAGCAGAAGCGATTATCCGAAATGCGAACGATGAAAGAGCTCACTCTTTATTTGTCCAAGCTGCATTAAGCCAATCTGTTTTCATCCGTGATATTTTATTAAAGGATAGTATAAAAGCTGTTCAAAGCAGTGAAGCTGGAAAGGTTACAGCGAGCTTTACTAAGACGGTAGAAGCAGTTATTACTTTGGCAGGAACAGTAGGGGGATTCGGCGGGAGATATGGAAGAATGTCTGGATCTCATGCTATTCATAACGGATTAAGCTTTATCGAAGAAACACACACCATCCTTCATGGGCAAAAAGTGGCCTATGGTATTTTAGTCCAGCTCGCTTTAGAAAACCGCATCGATGAAATTGATGCACTGCTGCCATATTATCAGCAGCTCGGTTTTCCAACCAATTTAGCAGACTTACATATTGTAGATAATCAGGCAATAGCTCTACAAAAGGTTGCAGAACATGCTGTTAATCCAAAAGAGTCGCTTCAGCTGATGGGTTCCTATCGAGCAGATGAGGTAATTGCGGCAATGAACGTCCTGGAAAGTCTCACAACTAGCAAATCTGTATAA
- a CDS encoding NAD(P)-dependent oxidoreductase: MKIGWIGLGNMGIPMALNLIKAGYELTFYNRTPDKGKELIAVGAKQAESLTELVDNSNLIFTMVSDDNAVKSIYLENGILSHAKAGKVFIDMSTVSPQTSQFIYNTALENGVKFLDAPVSGSVQPAKEGNLLVLVGGEEEVYEQVKAVLEPMSKLSIYLGPSGAGSNAKLAINLLLGITVQGIAESVLFAENQGIKKEDMLTIINESAVGTAISKMKSSSILKDEFPAAFALKHMAKDLRLASETAELNAIGASAHKTYQSALENGLGEFDVMAVLKELKGDGSTSL; encoded by the coding sequence ATGAAAATAGGTTGGATAGGATTAGGAAATATGGGGATTCCGATGGCTTTGAATTTAATCAAGGCTGGTTATGAATTAACGTTCTATAATCGTACACCTGATAAAGGAAAAGAATTAATTGCTGTTGGTGCCAAACAGGCTGAATCGTTAACAGAACTAGTTGATAACAGTAACCTCATTTTTACAATGGTTTCAGACGATAATGCTGTGAAAAGCATCTATCTTGAAAATGGAATCTTGTCACATGCAAAAGCAGGAAAAGTATTTATTGATATGAGTACCGTTTCCCCACAAACGTCTCAATTCATTTATAATACTGCTTTAGAAAATGGAGTGAAGTTTCTTGATGCCCCAGTTTCAGGAAGTGTTCAACCGGCTAAGGAAGGAAATTTACTTGTTTTAGTTGGCGGCGAAGAAGAAGTTTACGAACAAGTGAAAGCTGTATTGGAGCCGATGAGCAAGCTTTCTATTTATCTTGGTCCATCTGGAGCCGGCAGTAATGCAAAACTTGCCATTAACTTATTATTGGGAATTACAGTACAAGGAATTGCCGAATCCGTTCTTTTTGCAGAAAACCAAGGAATAAAAAAAGAAGACATGTTAACTATTATTAATGAAAGTGCAGTCGGAACAGCAATTTCAAAAATGAAATCATCGTCTATTTTAAAGGATGAGTTTCCAGCAGCATTTGCCCTTAAGCATATGGCAAAAGATTTACGACTAGCAAGTGAAACGGCTGAATTAAATGCGATTGGAGCATCAGCCCATAAAACATATCAATCCGCTCTTGAAAATGGATTAGGAGAATTCGATGTAATGGCCGTTTTAAAAGAGTTAAAAGGAGATGGATCAACATCGCTATAA
- the ric gene encoding iron-sulfur cluster repair di-iron protein, giving the protein MNAIFTEETKTGDIIIKFPAASKLFKEYKIDFCCGGNRPIGEAIKSLHLEDKDLVKVLNIMYEQMQTTEEIDWMNIPLTDLVRYIIDHYHANTRDLLEELDGFVSKVYRVHGERDLHLKDVYTQFYLLKDELEQHLLGEEQRIFPQVIEYEASKEAESLEAARAEISILEEEHEGAGGILKKIRQATNDYELPLHACNTYRLTYLKLEELESLTFDHIHLENNVLFRRL; this is encoded by the coding sequence ATGAATGCCATTTTTACAGAAGAGACGAAAACAGGTGATATCATTATTAAGTTTCCAGCAGCAAGTAAACTATTTAAAGAATATAAAATTGATTTTTGCTGTGGGGGAAATCGACCAATAGGGGAGGCAATTAAATCTTTACATTTAGAAGATAAGGATTTAGTAAAAGTCCTCAATATTATGTATGAACAGATGCAGACAACCGAAGAGATTGACTGGATGAATATACCATTAACTGACTTAGTGAGATATATTATTGATCATTACCATGCAAATACGAGAGATTTATTAGAAGAATTAGATGGATTTGTTAGTAAAGTCTATCGTGTGCATGGAGAGCGCGATTTACATTTGAAAGATGTGTATACCCAGTTTTATTTATTAAAGGACGAATTAGAACAACATTTACTTGGAGAAGAGCAGCGGATTTTTCCACAAGTAATAGAATATGAGGCGAGTAAGGAAGCAGAAAGTCTTGAAGCAGCTCGTGCGGAAATCTCGATATTGGAAGAGGAACATGAAGGAGCAGGGGGAATATTGAAGAAAATTCGCCAAGCTACGAATGATTATGAACTGCCACTGCATGCATGTAATACGTACCGATTAACCTATTTAAAACTAGAAGAATTAGAGAGCTTAACATTTGATCATATTCATCTAGAGAATAATGTATTGTTTAGAAGATTATAA
- a CDS encoding Crp/Fnr family transcriptional regulator — MKQKMVSPCPKRVPIFYSLSDSEIKKITDIVHHRLFKKGEMIIEEGDISTSLYIIHSGKVKLSKLTIQGKEQIVHLLTTGDFFGESNLFHDDMVMNLSCHALEDTKICVLNKQDFDHIMLSNPDISFKLLKTITKRLSHTEDLARTLATKDPEVRIADMLIEFCEKFGTEHQNTVLITLPITREEISSYVGLTRETISRKLAKLADKDILTLIGNKQILIHNKGKLQSIGG, encoded by the coding sequence ATGAAACAAAAAATGGTTAGCCCATGTCCTAAACGAGTTCCTATATTTTACTCCTTATCAGATTCAGAAATAAAAAAAATAACAGATATTGTTCATCATAGACTATTTAAAAAAGGCGAGATGATTATAGAGGAAGGAGATATTTCCACCTCTCTTTATATTATTCATAGTGGAAAAGTCAAGCTATCTAAGTTAACTATTCAGGGGAAAGAACAAATCGTTCATTTATTAACGACTGGTGATTTCTTTGGAGAAAGCAATCTTTTTCATGATGACATGGTTATGAACTTAAGCTGCCATGCTTTAGAAGATACAAAGATATGTGTATTAAATAAACAAGATTTTGATCACATAATGTTAAGTAATCCTGACATCTCTTTCAAACTGCTAAAAACGATTACCAAACGCTTATCTCATACAGAAGATCTAGCGAGAACATTAGCAACGAAAGATCCAGAAGTAAGAATTGCCGATATGCTTATTGAATTCTGTGAGAAATTCGGGACAGAACATCAAAATACTGTTCTTATTACCCTCCCTATCACCAGAGAAGAAATCTCCAGCTATGTTGGCCTTACAAGAGAAACAATCAGCCGTAAACTTGCAAAACTTGCCGACAAAGACATTCTTACCTTAATCGGTAACAAACAAATTCTCATTCATAATAAAGGGAAGCTTCAATCAATAGGGGGATAA